Genomic DNA from Thermobifida alba:
TCGGGAGCCCCGCTATGAGAGCACTGGTCATCGGCTCCGGTATCGGCGGGCCGGTCGTCGCGACGGCCCTGCGCCGGGTCGGGGTGGAGGCGGTCGTCCACGAGGCGCACGACGGCCCCGCCGAGGGCCTCGGCAGCTTCCTCACCCTGGCCCCCAACGGCCTGGCCGCCCTGCGCACGCTCGACCTGCTCGCCCCGGTCCGCTCCGCCGCGCTGTTCCCCAGCACCCGCATCGAGTTCCAGAACGGCTCGGGACGCCGGCTCGGACTGCTCGACGACGGCTCCGACGAGTTGGACGACGGCCTCCAGACCGTCACCGTGATGCGCGGAACCCTGCAGCGCGTCCTCGCCGAGGCCGCCCGCGCCCAGGGGGCGCGCATCGAGTACGGGCGGCGCCTGGTCGGCTTCACCGCCACCGACGACGGCGTCACCGCCGAGTTCGCGGACGGGAGCACCGCGCACGGCGACGTCCTCATCGGAGCGGACGGCCTCCACTCGCCGGTGCGCCGCATCATGGACCCCGCCGCTCCCCGCCCCGCCTACACCGGGCTGCTCAACCTCGGCGGATCCGCTCCGCCCCTGCCGGTCCCCGCCACACCGGAGCGGACGATGCGCATGGTCTTCGCCCGGCGGGCCTTCTTCGGCCACCAGACCGCCGCCGACGGCCGGACCCACTGGTTCGTCAACTTCCCGCACCCCGAACTCGACCGCGCCGCGATCGCCGAACGGGACGCCGAGCAGTGGCGGCGCCACGTCCTGGCCCTGTTCGCCGACGACCACCCCGCCATCACGCAGATCCTGCGGGCCTCCCCGGTCGACGGCTTCCGCCCGGTCGGCGTCTACGACATCGCCTCGCTGCCCCGCTGGACCTCGGGGCGGGTCGCGCTGCTGGGCGACGCCGCGCACGCGGTGTCCCCCTCCAGCGGCCAGGGCGCCTCCCTGGCCGTGGAGGACGCCGTGCTCCTCGCCGCCTGCCTGCGCGACGTGGCCGACCCCGCCGCGGCCCTGCGCACCTACGAGAGGCTGCGCCGCGGCCGGGTGGAGCGGATCGTCGCCGAGGGCCGGCGCAGGGGCGGCCAGAAACTCGTCACCAGCCGGATCGGGGTGCTCTTCCGCGACCTGACGCTCCCGCTGGTCTTCCGGCT
This window encodes:
- a CDS encoding FAD-dependent oxidoreductase; the encoded protein is MRALVIGSGIGGPVVATALRRVGVEAVVHEAHDGPAEGLGSFLTLAPNGLAALRTLDLLAPVRSAALFPSTRIEFQNGSGRRLGLLDDGSDELDDGLQTVTVMRGTLQRVLAEAARAQGARIEYGRRLVGFTATDDGVTAEFADGSTAHGDVLIGADGLHSPVRRIMDPAAPRPAYTGLLNLGGSAPPLPVPATPERTMRMVFARRAFFGHQTAADGRTHWFVNFPHPELDRAAIAERDAEQWRRHVLALFADDHPAITQILRASPVDGFRPVGVYDIASLPRWTSGRVALLGDAAHAVSPSSGQGASLAVEDAVLLAACLRDVADPAAALRTYERLRRGRVERIVAEGRRRGGQKLVTSRIGVLFRDLTLPLVFRLIAMRGGHSWMFDHRVDLADPVRETVSG